One Vespula pensylvanica isolate Volc-1 chromosome 1, ASM1446617v1, whole genome shotgun sequence genomic region harbors:
- the LOC122626909 gene encoding probable ATP-dependent RNA helicase kurz, with protein MGKKRYNWKARNVSDIEIDNTETKKIPLDIEHRKDNYDNCNALVLPNQKRNTKNKEKKISVTRILSKKRRKQLEKIVEKKQKKLQRSTLLEELAKVQASQEELKKYVSLASVQTKGLKRHFRELNVESTTETLINSVDESKINYTESSLNAIKGGKRKRLSILNNQKQEFSKSDLNTVGFDESSENESECSSSECENENDLEYKQKKSEMDIMNEKNLVEEEEEEEEERKKSHKENINLEEIKSLENEHEKTLLDVQSKVKVSQNTIATNKTTKTPAVYVTLNRKPEMQAARLKLPVVADEQVIVETINENSVVIITGETGSGKTTQVPQFLYEAGYAQNKLIGITEPRRVAAMSMSKRVAEEMNLTEKEVSYLIRFEGNVTPETKIKFMTDGVLLKEIQSDFLLTKYSVIILDEAHERSVYTDILIGLLSRIVPLRNKRKNPLKLIIMSATLCVEEFVKNTKLFKVKPPVITVESRQFPVTIHFNRRTSEDYVTDALRKAIKIHTRLPEGGILIFLTGQQEVNSVVRKLRKAFPFKKGKTNLLEAKIEENKGANASDPDEENSDDDFDDKEALKRNKQQHKKQFLNLPRIDLDNYSIMPTDDTHEDIVDIGGGDGDGNIDEDESEDDDAFLLKGLSNTQPLWVLPLYSLLPSYKQARVFERPPENCRLCVVSTNVAETSLTIPNIKYVIDCGRCKMRMYDKVTGVSTYNICYISKAAANQRAGRSGRTAAGHCYRLYSSAVFNDQFTQFSMSEIQRKPIDDLVLQMKVMNINKVVNFPFPTAPDPLQLRVAETRLLTLGALEQSSLHKEDAFNAKVTSLGRSIAAFPVAPRYGKMLALSYQHNLLQYTICMVAALSVQEVLIEGLNMEGKLKNKWLQTRRIWAGIGNSLLLGDPMVLIKAIGAAEYAGSKGKLISFCEENGLRHKAIVEIKKLRQQLTNEINLNVPDINLIIDPSMSPPTDIQAKLLRQILLAGMADQVARKVLSEEIEDQDKTKWKYAYKTVEMEDPVFMHSSCVLRKTSPEWVVYQEIYETNKLYMRGVTAIEPEWLPKFAPTLCTLSEPLIEPSPRYDLHSGKVLCHITGTFGRAGWQLPMIEIEYPMNVEGVKWFARFFLEGQVCPKLKRFVPVLLSTPGSVNKSWAKLLPRTEAITKTLLSEGVMSKCKLIEIWNKDKIFLLSAYQKWLPESTHSEIASLWPPI; from the exons atgggaaagaaaagatacaattGGAAAGCAAGAAATGTTTCTGACATTGAGATAGATAAtactgaaacaaaaaag ATACCTTTAGATATTGAAcatagaaaagataattatgataattgtAATGCTCTGGTATTAccaaatcaaaaaagaaatactaaaaataaagaaaagaaaatatcagtAACACgtatattatctaaaaaacgtagaaaacaattagaaaaaatagtagaaaagaaacaaaaaaaattacaa CGATCAACATTACTAGAGGAATTAGCTAAAGTTCAAGCTTCACAggaagaattaaagaaatatgtttcttTAGCTTCAGTGCAAACAAAAGGATTGAAACGTCACTTTAGAGAGTTAAATGTAGAGTCTACTACAGaaactttaattaattcagTTGATgaatctaaaataaattatacagaaTCTAGTTTAAATGCGATTAaaggtggaaaaagaaaaagactgtCTATACTTAATAATCAGAAACAGGAGTTTTCTAAATCAGATCTAAATACGGTTGGATTTGAT gaATCTAGTGAGAACGAATCTGAATGTAGCAGTAGTGAATgtgagaatgaaaatgatctagaatataaacaaaagaaaagtgaaatggatattatgaatgaaaagaatcttgtagaagaagaagaagaagaagaagaagaaaggaaaaaatcacataaagaaaatattaatttagaagaaataaaatctcttGAAAATGAACATGAAAAGACTTTACTAGATGTGCAATCAAAAGTAAAAGTATCCCAAAATACTATAGCTACAAACAAAACTACTAAAACACCAGCAGTTTATGTTACATTAAACAGAAAACCAGAAATGCAAGCAGCTAGATTAAAATTACCAGTTGTAGCAGATGAACAAGTCATTGTAGAAactattaatgaaaattcagTAGTGATCATTACTGGAGAAACAGGAAGTG GTAAAACAACACAAGTACCCCAATTTTTATATGAAGCAGGTTATgcacaaaataaattaattggtATAACAGAACCTAGAAGAGTAGCAGCAATGTCTATGAGTAAAAGAGTAGCAGAAGAAATGAATCTTACTGAAAAGGAAGTTTCTTATCTTATACGATTCGAAGGAAATGTTACACcagaaacaaaaatcaaatttatgaCAGATGGAGTTTTATTAAAGGAAATACAAAGT GATTTTCTATTGACAAAATATTCTGTAATAATTTTGGATGAAGCACATGAAAGAAGTGTTTATACTGATATTTTAATAGGATTATTGTCTCGTATTGTACCACTGcgtaacaaaaggaaaaatccaCTTAAGCTTATAATTATGTCAGCAACACTATGTGTTGaagaatttgttaaaaatactAAATTGTTCAAAGTGAAACCCCCAGTAATTACAGTAGAATCAAGACAATTTCCTGTaacaatacattttaataGAAGAACCAGTGAGGATTATGTGACTGATGCTTTAAgaaaagcaataaaaattcatacacGTTTACCAGAAGGAGgcattcttatatttttaacag gtCAACAAGAAGTGAATTCAGTTGTACGTAAATTACGTAAAGcatttccatttaaaaaaggtaaaactaatttattagaagcaaaaattgaagaaaacaAGGGAGCAAATGCAAGCGATCCTGATGAAGAAAATTCTGACGATGATTTTGATGACAAAGAAGCACttaaacgaaataaacaacaacataaaaaacaatttttaaatttaccaCGTATTGATTTAGataa ctATTCGATAATGCCTACGGACGATACGCATGAGGATATTGTTGATATAGGAGGTGGAGATGGGGACGGCAATATAGATGAAGATGAGAGCGAAGATGACGATGCTTTCCTTTTAAAAGGATTATCAAATACACAACCACTATGGGTTCTACCACTTTATTCTCTACTACCTAGTTATAAACAAGCAAGG gtCTTTGAACGACCTCCAGAAAATTGTCGTTTATGTGTAGTATCAACGAACGTAGCAGAAACTTCATTAACAATACCAAATATCAAATATGTCATCGATTGCGGTCGATGCAAAATGAGAATGTATGATAAAGTTACTGGTGTAAGTACGTATAATATCTGTTATATAAGCAAAGCTGCTGCAAATCAACGAGCAGGTAGATCTGGCAGAACAGCAGCTGGTCATTGTTATAg ATTGTATTCTTCTGCAGTTTTCAATGATCAATTTACACAATTTAGTATGTCTGAGATCCAAAGAAAACCAATTGATGACTTAGTTTTACAAATGAAagttatgaatattaataaagttgTTAATTTTCCATTCCCAACTGCACCAGATCCTTTACAACTGAGAGTAGCCGAAACACGTCTTCTAACTTTAGGTGCATTAGAACAATCTTCTCTTCATAAAGaag ATGCATTTAATGCAAAAGTGACTTCACTTGGACGCAGCATCGCAGCATTTCCAGTTGCTCCTCGATATGGCAAAATGTTAGCATTGTCATATCAACATAATTTATTGCAATATACAATTTGTATGGTTGCAGCTCTTTCTGTTCAAGAAGTATTAATAGAAGGTCTTAATATGGaaggtaaattaaaaaataagtggTTGCAAACGCGGCGTATTTGGGCTGGAATTGGCAATAGTTTACTTCTTG GTGACCCAATGGTTTTAATAAAAGCTATTGGAGCAGCTGAATATGCAGGATCTAAAGGAAAGCTTATATCTTTTTGTGAAGAAAATGGTTTGCGTCATAAAGCAAttgtagaaattaaaaaactcAGACAACAATTAACTAATGAGATAAACTTAAATGTCCCGGACATAAATCTTATTATCGATCCAAG CATGTCTCCACCTACGGATATACAAGCAAAATTATTGCGTCAAATACTTCTTGCTGGTATGGCAGATCAAGTTGCGCGGAAAGTACTTTCAGAAGAGATTGAAGAtcaagataaaacaaaatggaaaTACGCttataa AACTGTAGAAATGGAAGACCCTGTATTTATGCATTCGTCGTGTGTTCTTCGGAAGACAAGTCCAGAATGGGTTGTTTATCAAGAGAtatatgaaacaaataaattatatatgcgtGGTGTAACCGCAATAGAACCAGAATGGCTTCCGAAGTTCGCTCCAACCTTATGTACATTAAGCGAGCCTCTGATTGAACCTTCTCCAAG ATATGATCTTCATTCTGGAAAAGTTTTGTGTCATATAACAGGCACATTTGGTCGAGCTGGTTGGCAATTACCAATGATCGAAATAGAATATCCAATGAATGTAGAAGGAGTAAAATGGTTTGCACGATTTTTTTTAGAGGGCCAAGTGTGtccaaaattaaaaagatttgtaCCTGTTTTGTTATCAACCCCAGGCAGTGTAAATAAATCGTGGGCTAA ATTATTACCACGTACAGAAGCAATAACAAAAACGTTATTGTCAGAAGGAGTTATgtcaaaatgtaaattaatagaGATTtggaataaagataaaatct tCCTTTTATCTGCTTATCAGAAATGGTTACCTGAATCGACACATTCGGAAATAGCTTCATTATGGCCaccaatataa
- the LOC122626936 gene encoding thioredoxin-related transmembrane protein 2 homolog — protein MSFKKDLKLLLRPYYLINIFLSISYIVAKRLPLICYYIFAQSECELDGKETEILFFLMIVIMIRTRKTGSVTMINYLSSSFVYTKVANLVLWFYADIRMGILFAIIFILCGLILPEPTYQGPENVIYLRGANGLEEELTRDTKIVWVVAFYTAWNPSCVNFAPIFSELSAEYALDNLKFGKVDIGRYPDAGAKYHISDASTSKQLPTVILFKDGKEVERRPHADHKGKLVKFLFSMDNVKAAFDLNNIYRECKKSHTKRKEKKAIKAE, from the exons ATGTCTTTTAAAAAGGATTTAAAGTTACTTTTACGtccatattatttaataaatatttttcttagtaTCTCTTATATCGTTGCTAAAAGACTTCctttaatttgttattatattttcgcaCAATCAGAGTGCGAACTTGATGGG aaagaaacagaaatcttatttttcctcatgatagtaataatgatcAGAACACGAAAAACTGGAAGTGTAactatgataaattatttgtcaTCCAGTTTTGTTTACACAAAAGTTGCCAATTTGGTCTTGTGGTTTTATGCAGATATACGCATGGGAATTTtgtttgcaattatttttattc tATGCGGTTTAATACTACCTGAACCTACATATCAAGGACcggaaaatgttatttatttgcgTGGTGCAAATGGATTAGAAGAAGAGTTAACACGTGATACTAAAATAGTTTGGGTTGTAGCATTTTATACTGCATGGAATCCCTCTTGCGTTAATTTTGCCCCAATCTTTTCTGAACTTTCTGCAGA ATATGCTCTGGACAATTTGAAATTTGGTAAAGTGGATATAGGAAGATATCCTGATGCAGGTGCTAAATATCACATTAGTGATGCTAGTACCAGCAAACAGTTGCCTACCGTGATACTATTTAAAGATGGAAAGGAAGTAGAAAGAAGGCCACATGCTGATCATAAGGGCAAACTCGTTaaattccttttctctatg gaTAATGTAAAAGCAGCATTTGatcttaataatatctatagaGAATGTAAGAAAAGTCATactaagagaaaagaaaagaaagcaataaAGGCTGAGTAa
- the LOC122626921 gene encoding N(4)-(Beta-N-acetylglucosaminyl)-L-asparaginase translates to MYSTKYIAIFIFTIFSILSCILADTNKNIPLVVITWDYKDATEKAWDVLHNEGKSALDAIEASCSLCEEMQCRKTVGFGGSPDESGETTLDAMIMDGLKMDVGGVGGLRNVKNAISVARKVLEHTDHSLLGGNLATNFAVQMGFKSESLETNESQDMWKKWKDNQCQPNFWKNVLPNPKTTCGPYKQDNIMDLFMEKENQKVSYTNEENHDTIGVIAIDKNGHIAAGTSTNGARYKIPGRIGDSPIPGAGAYADQQVGAAAGTGDGDIMMRFLPSFLAVEEMRRGASPVEAAKTAIHRIAEHYPHFTGGVIALNKYGQFGAACNGIPSFPFYVSNLEFGEPRLHTVSCIQQTYCVSDNNNNIC, encoded by the exons ATGTATTCTACAAAGTATATtgcaatttttatctttacaatattttcaattttatcatgTATATTAGcagatacaaataaaaacattccTTTAGTAGTTATAACTTGGGATTATAAAGATGCTACGGAGAAAG caTGGGACGTTTTGCATAATGAAGGGAAAAGTGCTTTAGATGCAATTGAAGCTAGTTGTTCTTTATGTGAGGAAATGCAATGTCGTAAAACTGTAGGATTCGGTGGTAGTCCAGATGAATCAGGAGAAACAACATTGGATGCTATGATCATGGATGG CCTCAAAATGGATGTGGGTGGTGTTGGAGGGTtgagaaatgttaaaaatgcTATATCTGTTGCTCGTAAAGTGTTAGAGCATACAGATCATTCTCTGCTTGGTGGAAATCTTGCTACAAATTTTGCTGTACAGATGGGATTTAAATCAGAATCTCTAGAAACTAATGAATCCCAAGATATGtggaaaaaatggaaagacaATCAATGCCAGCCCAATTTTTGGAAG aatgttTTACCAAATCCAAAAACTACTTGTGGTCCTTACAAACAAGATAATATTATGGATTTAtttatggaaaaagagaatcaaaAAGTATCATATACAAATGAAGAAAATCATGATACAATAGGAGTTATAGCAATAGACAAAAATGGACATATAGCTGCTGGAACTTCCACCAATGGTGCAAGATATAAAATTCCTGGTCGCATTGGGGACTCTCCTATACCAGGTGCAGGTGCATATGCCGATCAACAAGTTGGTGCTGCTGCTGGTACTGGTGATGGAGATATTATGATGCGGTTTTTACCCAG ttttcttGCAGTAGAAGAAATGCGTCGTGGTGCCTCGCCTGTAGAAGCAGCTAAAACAGCTATTCATAGAATTGCTGAACATTATCCTCACTTTACTGGTGGAGTTATTGCATTAAATAAGTATGGTCAATTTGGAGCAGCATGCAATGGCATCCCTTCATTTCCATTTTATGTTAGCAATCTTGAATTTGGAGAGCCTAGATTACATACTGTATCTTGCATACAACAAACATATTGTGTTagtgataataacaataatatttgttaa
- the LOC122626915 gene encoding protein Red has product MPETTEEDMSMSVRLTNDDFRKLLMTPRAAAPSATPASVPGTARDASAKTAQTPLVTGGSRAELRRKKKSFYAKLKKQEEDKMAELAEKYRDRARERRDGTNQDYQAEDPMNSASAYRAVAPDLKSGMDAAERRRQMIQQSKFLGGDMEHTHLVKGLDYALLQKVRSEIEAKEHEQEQEMEKLVKPKEKIKEKKEPEKKEDEMQFKTKIGRNIYKTILTMKSKQIERNELFTPGRMAYVIELDDENADVDIPTTLIRSKADVPTVENTPTLTTNDIVINKLAQILSYLRQGNRHGKKGKKNKDGRSRADDTNDMDLPPRPQDESIYGDIGDYVPTIGRKDNMQHRDKKKGSYFDKPENNLDTDDKANTPQLPSTLPQIVETNAPKKGALLNKLAAEPEGYAECYPGLDEMQDAIDDSDDEVDYTKMDLGNKKGPIGRWDFDTPEEYSEYMNNKEALPKAAFQYGVKMADGRRTRKYNKEKNEKAELDREWQKIQNIMNKRKPAANLEGGSEFKVPRY; this is encoded by the exons ATGCCGGAAACAACGGAGGAAGATATGAGTATGTCAGTTCGTTTAACGAACGATGATTTTCGAAAACTATTGATGACACCAAGAGCAGCTGCTCCTTCAGCTACACCAGCTTCAGTTCCAGGCACAGCTCGAGATGCTAGTGCTAAAACTGCGCAAACACCTCTTGTTACTGGAGGTAGTAGAGCAGAGttacgtagaaagaaaaagagttttTATGCTAAActaaagaaacaagaagaagataaaatggCAGAGTTAGCTGAAAAATATAGAGACAGAGCAAGGGAGCGCAGAGATGGAACTAATCAAGATTATCAAGCAGAAGATCCTATGAATAGTGCTAGCGCATATCGTGCTGTTGCTCCTGATTTAAAATCAGGCATGGATGCAGCAGAACGTAGAAGACAAATGATTCAACAATCTAAATTCTTAGGAGGTGATATGGAACATACTCATTTGGTAAAAGGATTAGATTATGCCCTTTTACAAAag gtACGTAGTGAAATAGAAGCTAAAGAACATGAACAAGAGCAAGAAATGGAGAAGTTAGtgaaaccaaaagaaaaaataaaggaaaagaaagaaccagaaaaaaaggaagatgaaatgCAATTTAAAACTAAAATTGGTcgcaatatttataaaactattttaaCTATGAAGTCTaaacaaatagaaaggaaTGAACTTTTTACTCCAGGACGAATGGCATATGTTATAGAATTGGATGATGAAAATGCTGATGTAGACATTCCAACAACATTAATTAGAAGTAAAGCAGATGTACCTACTGTGGAGAATACACCAACATTAACAACCAAtgatatagtaataaataagttGGCACAAATTTTATCATACCTAAGGCAAGGTAATCGACATGGAaagaaaggtaagaaaaataaggatgGTCGTTCCAGAGCAGATGATACAAATGATATGGATCTCCCACCAAGACCTCAGGATGAGAGTATATATGGAGATATTGGTGATTATGTTCCCACTATTGGAAGAAAGGATAATATGCAGCATcgtgacaaaaagaaaggttCATACTTTGATAAGCCAGAGAATAATTTAGACACAGATGATAAAGCAAATACTCCACAATTACCAAGTACTTTACCTCAAATTGTTGAAACTAATGCACCTAAAAAAGGAGCACTTCTTAATAAATTGGCTGCTGAACCTGAAGGTTATGCAGAATGCTATCCAGGTTTAGATGAAATGCAGGATGCTATAGATGATTCCGACGATGAAGTAGATTATACCAAAATGGATTTAGGCAATAAAAAAGGTCCTATTGGTAGATGGGATTTTGATACACCAGAAGAATATAGCGAGTAcatgaataataaagaagcaTTACCAAAAGCAGCTTTTCAGTATGGTGTGAAAATGGCAGATGGCAGAAGAACtaggaaatataataaagagaagaatgaaaaagcaGAACTGGATCGCGAATGgcaaaaaattcaaaatataatgaataaaagaaaaccaGCTGCTAATTTAGAAGGAGGTTCGGAATTTAAAGTAccgagatattaa